Proteins co-encoded in one Vibrio fortis genomic window:
- the ubiE gene encoding bifunctional demethylmenaquinone methyltransferase/2-methoxy-6-polyprenyl-1,4-benzoquinol methylase UbiE has protein sequence MTDTSVQTNTAVESETTHFGFETVAKEEKVAKVAEVFHSVAAKYDIMNDLMSGGVHRLWKRFTIDCSGVRPGQRILDLGGGTGDLTAKFSRIVGENGHVILADINNSMLNVGRDKLRDSGIVGNVHYVQANAEELPFPDNYFDCITISFCLRNVTDKDKALRSMYRVLKPGGRLLVLEFSKPVLEPLSKVYDAYSFHLLPKMGEIIANDADSYRYLAESIRMHPDQDTLEGMMQEAGFENTKYYNLTGGIVALHRGYKF, from the coding sequence ATGACGGACACCAGTGTGCAAACAAATACAGCAGTAGAATCAGAAACCACACACTTTGGTTTTGAAACAGTCGCAAAAGAAGAGAAAGTTGCGAAAGTGGCAGAGGTTTTTCACTCTGTAGCCGCGAAGTACGACATTATGAATGACCTGATGTCGGGTGGTGTTCACCGTCTATGGAAGCGCTTTACGATTGATTGCAGTGGCGTTCGCCCTGGTCAACGCATTCTAGACCTTGGTGGCGGTACCGGCGACCTAACTGCAAAATTCTCGCGCATTGTGGGCGAAAACGGTCATGTCATCCTTGCTGACATCAACAACTCGATGCTGAATGTAGGTCGTGACAAGCTGCGCGATAGCGGTATTGTTGGCAACGTTCACTACGTACAAGCGAACGCAGAAGAACTGCCATTCCCAGATAACTACTTCGATTGCATCACTATCAGCTTCTGTCTACGTAACGTGACAGATAAAGATAAGGCTCTACGCTCAATGTACCGCGTGTTGAAGCCAGGCGGTCGTCTATTGGTATTAGAGTTTTCTAAGCCAGTACTTGAACCACTTTCAAAAGTGTACGATGCCTACTCATTCCACCTATTGCCAAAAATGGGTGAGATCATCGCAAATGATGCAGACAGCTACCGCTACCTTGCAGAGTCGATTCGTATGCACCCAGACCAAGATACGCTGGAAGGCATGATGCAAGAAGCAGGTTTTGAAAATACCAAGTATTACAATCTAACCGGCGGCATTGTTGCGCTGCACCGCGGTTACAAGTTCTAA
- a CDS encoding ubiquinone biosynthesis accessory factor UbiJ, whose product MPFDPLVTAVIETSLNTLVNDDPDLVRRLSRLKGQIIQVNLKELNKTLTFVFSQQIDVLADYEGQPDCYLSLNLSVLPELREQSNITKLIKQDKLILEGDIQLAQKFAQLMTDCKPDLEEWLSRVTGDVVAHTLVQGVKNVGGFVASQANKHQNHFAQVLTEEWKIAPAPLEVAHFCDQVDDVKSAAARLEAKLNALLEKA is encoded by the coding sequence ATGCCATTTGACCCACTAGTAACGGCGGTTATCGAAACCTCTTTGAATACTCTCGTCAACGACGATCCAGACTTGGTGCGTCGTTTATCGCGTTTAAAGGGCCAGATCATTCAGGTGAATCTCAAAGAGCTCAATAAAACACTGACATTTGTGTTTAGCCAACAGATAGACGTTTTAGCGGATTACGAAGGGCAGCCTGACTGTTACCTATCTCTGAATTTATCTGTCCTTCCTGAGCTGCGTGAGCAATCGAACATCACTAAGCTGATCAAGCAAGACAAGCTGATTCTTGAAGGTGATATTCAATTGGCGCAGAAGTTTGCTCAGCTAATGACAGACTGCAAACCAGATCTAGAAGAGTGGTTATCACGTGTGACTGGTGATGTTGTGGCACACACTTTGGTGCAAGGCGTGAAGAACGTCGGTGGCTTTGTGGCATCTCAAGCCAATAAACACCAAAATCACTTCGCACAAGTTCTAACTGAAGAGTGGAAAATTGCTCCAGCACCATTAGAGGTCGCGCACTTCTGTGATCAGGTTGATGATGTAAAAAGTGCCGCAGCACGCCTTGAAGCCAAATTGAATGCTCTATTGGAGAAAGCATGA
- the ubiB gene encoding ubiquinone biosynthesis regulatory protein kinase UbiB — translation MTPTELKRLYHIIKVQLEYGLDELMPEHQLTKAPLLARKSLFWLKNRHQDKELGHRLRLALQELGPVWIKFGQMMSTRRDLFPPHIADQLALLQDQVAPFDGELAKRDMEKALGGSLDNWFTDFDIQPLASASIAQVHTAKLKDSGREVVLKVIRPDIRPVIDADLKLMHRMARIVAKSLPEARRLKPVEVVKEYEKTLLDELDLRREAANAIQLRRNFEGSEELYVPEVLPDLSSETLMVSERIYGIQVSDIPMLEANGTNMKLLAERGVSVFFTQVFRDSFFHADMHPGNVFVNPENPGNPQWIGLDCGIVGTLNSEDKRYLAENLLAFFNRDYRKVAELHVDSGWVPHDTNVDDFEFAIRMVCEPIFAKPLGEISFGHVLLNLFNTARRFNMEVQPQLVLLQKTLLYIEGLGRQLYPQLDLWETAKPFLETWMMNQVGPQAVINAVKDRAPFWAEKLPELPELLYDSLRQGKAMNQRMDQLYQGYRESKRQQATGKFLFGVGATLVVCSAILVSSPYQQLSMGCGIAGVTFWLLSWRAYRR, via the coding sequence ATGACTCCAACAGAACTGAAACGTCTTTATCATATTATTAAGGTACAGTTGGAGTACGGCTTAGATGAATTGATGCCTGAGCACCAGTTGACCAAAGCGCCGTTGCTGGCAAGAAAGTCTCTTTTTTGGCTCAAAAATCGCCATCAAGATAAAGAATTGGGTCATCGCCTGCGCCTAGCACTGCAAGAGCTTGGCCCTGTGTGGATTAAGTTTGGGCAGATGATGTCAACGAGACGCGATCTGTTCCCTCCGCACATTGCTGATCAGTTAGCGCTGCTGCAAGACCAAGTTGCTCCATTCGATGGTGAGCTGGCAAAGCGCGATATGGAAAAAGCCTTGGGCGGCAGTCTAGATAACTGGTTTACTGATTTTGATATCCAGCCACTGGCATCAGCATCCATCGCACAGGTGCATACCGCAAAACTCAAAGATTCCGGTCGCGAGGTGGTACTTAAGGTAATTCGCCCTGATATTCGCCCTGTGATTGATGCAGATCTAAAACTGATGCACCGAATGGCGCGTATAGTCGCCAAGTCGCTTCCTGAAGCACGTCGTTTAAAACCGGTTGAAGTTGTTAAAGAGTACGAGAAAACGCTACTTGATGAACTCGACCTGCGCCGTGAGGCAGCGAACGCGATTCAGCTGCGTCGTAACTTCGAAGGCAGTGAAGAGCTGTATGTTCCAGAGGTGTTGCCGGATCTGAGCAGTGAAACCTTGATGGTTTCTGAGCGAATTTACGGTATTCAAGTGTCGGATATCCCAATGCTTGAAGCTAACGGTACCAATATGAAGCTGTTGGCAGAACGCGGTGTTTCTGTGTTCTTTACCCAAGTGTTTCGAGACAGTTTTTTCCATGCTGACATGCACCCGGGGAACGTATTCGTAAACCCTGAGAACCCAGGCAATCCACAATGGATTGGCCTAGATTGCGGCATTGTTGGCACGCTAAACAGCGAAGATAAGCGCTACTTGGCAGAAAACTTATTGGCTTTCTTCAACCGAGACTATCGCAAAGTGGCAGAGCTGCATGTCGATTCTGGTTGGGTGCCACACGACACCAACGTTGATGATTTCGAGTTCGCGATTCGCATGGTGTGTGAACCGATCTTTGCTAAGCCTTTGGGTGAGATCTCGTTTGGCCATGTGTTGCTAAACTTATTTAATACGGCAAGGCGTTTTAACATGGAGGTTCAGCCGCAGCTGGTCCTTCTGCAGAAGACCTTGTTGTACATTGAAGGGTTAGGTCGTCAGCTCTATCCGCAGCTCGATCTGTGGGAGACGGCGAAACCTTTCTTAGAGACTTGGATGATGAATCAAGTCGGTCCGCAAGCAGTGATAAATGCTGTAAAAGACCGAGCGCCTTTCTGGGCAGAGAAGCTGCCAGAATTGCCAGAACTGCTCTACGATAGCTTGCGCCAAGGTAAAGCGATGAACCAGAGAATGGATCAGCTTTATCAAGGTTATAGAGAAAGCAAGCGTCAGCAGGCAACAGGTAAATTTTTGTTTGGCGTTGGAGCAACTTTAGTCGTATGCTCCGCAATATTAGTTTCAAGCCCTTATCAGCAGCTATCTATGGGCTGTGGCATTGCAGGTGTCACATTTTGGCTGCTAAGTTGGCGAGCTTACCGCCGTTAA
- the tatA gene encoding Sec-independent protein translocase subunit TatA, with the protein MGGISIWQLLIIAVIVILLFGTKKLRGMGGDLGSAVKGFKKAMNDEEPAKKDADFEPKNIEQQKTDATAETKKDKEQA; encoded by the coding sequence ATGGGTGGAATCAGTATTTGGCAACTTCTAATCATTGCTGTAATCGTAATCTTGCTGTTCGGAACGAAGAAGCTACGCGGTATGGGTGGTGACTTAGGTTCAGCAGTAAAAGGCTTCAAGAAAGCAATGAATGATGAAGAGCCTGCAAAGAAAGATGCAGACTTTGAACCAAAAAACATTGAACAGCAGAAGACTGACGCAACTGCTGAAACTAAGAAAGACAAAGAGCAGGCGTAA
- the tatB gene encoding Sec-independent protein translocase protein TatB, whose translation MFDIGFWELVLISVVGLVVLGPERLPVAIRSVSKFIGSAKSMANSVKDELSHELKVQELQENLRKAEQMGMEDLSPELKKSVDELKQAAAEVQRPYAKPEPDKPSEAQTSHTETADHESLQINSEASATPDKKAE comes from the coding sequence GTGTTTGATATCGGTTTTTGGGAACTGGTATTAATATCTGTCGTCGGGTTAGTTGTTTTAGGGCCTGAGCGTTTGCCTGTGGCAATTCGTAGTGTTTCCAAGTTTATTGGATCTGCGAAAAGCATGGCGAATAGTGTGAAAGATGAGCTTTCACATGAGCTTAAGGTGCAAGAACTGCAAGAAAACCTGCGTAAGGCTGAGCAAATGGGGATGGAAGATCTCTCTCCTGAGCTGAAAAAGTCGGTGGATGAACTAAAGCAGGCTGCTGCTGAAGTTCAGCGTCCATACGCTAAGCCTGAGCCTGATAAGCCAAGTGAGGCTCAAACGAGTCACACTGAGACTGCGGATCATGAATCACTTCAGATCAACAGTGAGGCATCAGCTACGCCAGATAAAAAAGCCGAATAG
- the tatC gene encoding twin-arginine translocase subunit TatC: MSSTEQTQPLISHLLELRNRLLRAIVAVLVVFLGLIYFANDIYEFVSAPLVERLPEGATMIATDVASPFFTPLKLTLVASIFVAVPFILYQVWAFVAPGLYKHEKRLIMPLMASSSLLFYCGVAFAYFVVFPLVFTFFTTISLGQVEFATDISSYLDFVLALFLAFGIAFEVPVAIILLCWTGATNPKSLSEKRPYIVVGAFVIGMMLTPPDMISQTLLAIPMCILFEVGLFFARFYVRKEEEDEVES; encoded by the coding sequence ATGTCTTCGACTGAGCAGACACAGCCTTTAATCAGTCACTTACTAGAGCTTCGTAATCGCCTATTGCGTGCTATTGTTGCCGTATTGGTGGTGTTTCTAGGGCTGATTTATTTTGCCAATGACATCTATGAGTTTGTCTCGGCTCCTTTGGTAGAGCGTCTACCAGAAGGGGCAACTATGATCGCAACCGATGTTGCTTCACCGTTCTTTACGCCGTTGAAGCTAACGCTTGTTGCCTCTATTTTTGTCGCCGTTCCATTTATCTTGTATCAGGTCTGGGCCTTTGTTGCGCCGGGCTTATATAAGCATGAGAAACGCCTGATCATGCCGTTGATGGCATCGAGCTCCTTGCTGTTTTATTGTGGTGTAGCCTTTGCGTACTTTGTGGTATTTCCGTTGGTATTTACCTTCTTTACCACTATCTCACTAGGGCAGGTTGAGTTCGCGACAGACATCTCTAGCTACCTAGATTTTGTGTTGGCGTTGTTCTTAGCCTTTGGTATCGCCTTTGAAGTGCCGGTGGCTATCATCCTCCTTTGTTGGACAGGAGCGACCAATCCGAAGTCGCTTTCAGAGAAACGTCCATACATTGTGGTTGGTGCATTTGTCATCGGTATGATGCTGACGCCGCCAGATATGATTTCTCAAACACTACTCGCAATTCCAATGTGTATTTTGTTTGAAGTGGGCTTATTTTTTGCTCGTTTCTACGTACGCAAAGAAGAAGAGGATGAAGTCGAGTCGTGA
- a CDS encoding TatD family hydrolase, with amino-acid sequence MIDTHAHIYASEFDNDREQVVQRALAQGIDRILLPNIDLDSIEPMLATERQFPEVCRSMMGLHPCYVDGNIEETLKTIRAWFDKHDFIAVGEIGIDLYWDKTFKAEQEMAFVTQLQWAKELDLPVVIHTRDSIEETLALLKQEQDGSLRGVFHCFGSSLEEAQAINALGFHLGLGGVSTFKNSGMDKVIPHLDMDLVILETDCPYLAPTPNRGKRNEPAYTELVAKRIAELRGIAVEEVDAITTRNAEQLFKLQPSIPLKK; translated from the coding sequence ATGATCGACACTCATGCCCATATCTACGCTAGTGAATTTGATAACGACCGTGAGCAGGTGGTGCAACGCGCATTAGCCCAAGGCATTGATCGTATTTTACTGCCCAATATCGACCTCGACTCTATTGAGCCGATGCTGGCTACTGAACGTCAATTCCCTGAGGTTTGCCGTTCTATGATGGGGCTCCACCCTTGTTATGTTGATGGGAATATCGAAGAAACACTCAAGACTATCCGTGCTTGGTTCGACAAACACGACTTTATTGCCGTGGGTGAAATCGGTATCGACCTCTACTGGGATAAAACCTTTAAAGCCGAGCAAGAGATGGCCTTCGTCACCCAGCTACAATGGGCGAAAGAACTCGACCTGCCAGTGGTAATCCACACTCGTGATTCCATTGAAGAAACGTTAGCTCTGTTGAAGCAAGAACAAGATGGCAGCCTACGTGGTGTATTTCACTGCTTTGGTAGCAGCTTAGAAGAGGCTCAAGCGATCAATGCACTCGGTTTTCACCTAGGATTAGGTGGAGTATCTACCTTCAAAAACTCGGGAATGGATAAGGTAATTCCACACCTTGATATGGATTTAGTCATCCTAGAAACGGACTGTCCGTACCTAGCACCAACACCGAATCGAGGCAAGCGCAATGAGCCAGCTTATACGGAGCTTGTTGCAAAACGAATTGCTGAGTTGCGCGGTATTGCAGTAGAAGAAGTCGATGCGATCACAACCCGAAATGCCGAACAGTTGTTTAAATTACAGCCATCCATTCCGTTAAAAAAATGA
- the hemB gene encoding porphobilinogen synthase has product MSVSIQGQFPGRRMRRMRKHDFSRRLMAENQLSVNDLIYPMFILMGKDRRESVESMPGIERLSIDLMLEEAEYLSQLGVPAIALFPVVNQDAKSLCAAEAHNSEGLVQRAVRALKEHVPNIGVITDVALDPFTTHGQDGIIDEDGYVMNDETTEVLIKQALSHAEAGADVVAPSDMMDGRIGKIREALEEAGHIHTQIMAYSAKYASCYYGPFRDAVGSASNLKGGNKKNYQMDPANSDEAIHEVAMDLNEGADMVMVKPGMPYLDIVRRVKHELQAPTFAYQVSGEYAMHKAAIQNGWLKERETVLESLLCFKRAGADGILTYFAKDVAEWLAEDDAQAAQFLRNK; this is encoded by the coding sequence GTGTCTGTATCTATTCAAGGTCAGTTCCCAGGTCGTCGTATGCGTCGTATGCGTAAACACGACTTCAGCCGCCGCTTAATGGCAGAAAACCAGTTATCAGTGAATGACTTAATCTACCCAATGTTTATTCTTATGGGTAAAGACCGTCGTGAATCGGTTGAATCTATGCCGGGCATTGAGCGCCTTTCAATTGACTTGATGTTGGAAGAAGCAGAATACCTTTCTCAACTAGGGGTGCCTGCAATTGCACTCTTCCCTGTCGTTAACCAAGACGCGAAAAGCCTATGTGCAGCAGAAGCTCACAACTCAGAAGGCTTAGTTCAGCGTGCCGTACGCGCATTGAAAGAGCATGTGCCTAATATTGGTGTGATTACAGATGTGGCGCTAGACCCATTCACAACGCACGGCCAAGACGGCATCATCGATGAAGATGGCTATGTGATGAATGACGAAACAACTGAAGTTCTGATCAAGCAAGCTCTGTCTCATGCAGAAGCGGGTGCGGATGTTGTGGCGCCTTCAGACATGATGGATGGTCGTATTGGTAAGATCCGTGAAGCTTTAGAGGAAGCTGGCCACATTCACACGCAAATCATGGCGTATTCCGCTAAGTACGCTTCGTGCTACTACGGCCCATTCCGTGATGCTGTCGGTAGTGCATCTAACCTTAAAGGTGGTAATAAGAAAAACTACCAGATGGATCCTGCAAATAGCGATGAAGCGATCCATGAAGTGGCGATGGACCTTAATGAAGGTGCAGATATGGTGATGGTGAAGCCGGGTATGCCGTACCTAGACATCGTTCGTCGTGTGAAGCATGAACTGCAAGCGCCGACATTTGCATACCAAGTGTCTGGTGAATATGCGATGCACAAAGCTGCTATTCAAAATGGTTGGCTGAAAGAGCGTGAGACAGTGCTTGAATCACTGTTATGCTTCAAGCGCGCTGGTGCCGATGGCATCCTAACTTACTTCGCTAAAGATGTGGCAGAGTGGTTAGCAGAAGACGATGCTCAAGCGGCACAGTTTCTAAGAAACAAATAG
- a CDS encoding GNAT family N-acetyltransferase, with the protein MTVVVREGTLEECVAVVEQIDEFSLKESIESLSARLQDNKQLVLVAEEDGQLLGFKIGYQLDEQTFYSWFGGVSPLARNKGVAQLQLDVQEQWVRDQGYKQLKVKSRNQFSSMLRLLLRNGYMIENFEQKEDIKENRIHFVKQM; encoded by the coding sequence ATGACCGTTGTGGTTCGTGAGGGAACGCTGGAAGAGTGCGTGGCTGTCGTGGAGCAGATCGATGAGTTCAGCCTTAAAGAGAGCATCGAGTCTCTTTCTGCACGTCTGCAAGACAACAAGCAGTTGGTTCTTGTTGCTGAGGAAGACGGACAACTGCTCGGATTCAAAATTGGTTATCAGTTAGATGAGCAAACTTTTTACAGCTGGTTTGGCGGCGTCTCTCCCTTGGCTCGAAACAAAGGCGTAGCGCAGCTTCAATTGGATGTGCAAGAGCAATGGGTGCGAGATCAGGGCTATAAGCAGCTAAAAGTGAAGTCTAGGAACCAATTTTCTTCGATGTTGAGATTGCTATTGAGAAATGGCTACATGATAGAAAATTTCGAACAAAAAGAAGACATTAAAGAGAATAGAATTCACTTTGTGAAGCAGATGTAA
- the polA gene encoding DNA polymerase I: protein MARIPDNPLILIDGSSYLYRAFHAYPGTMSNGDIPTNAIYGVVNMLRSMMRQFASDRIAVIFDAKGKTFRDDMYPEYKANRPPMPDDLRCQIEPLHNVIRAMGLPLISIPGVEADDVIGTLASQASKAGMPVLISTGDKDMAQLVDDNVTLINTMTNVVMDREGVIEKFGIPPELIIDYLALMGDKVDNIPGVPGVGDKTATALLQGIGSIEKLYQNLDDIAALGFRGSKTMAKKLVDNEENAKLSYELATIKLDVELEETPESLVKATPNTDELIKLYGQLVFKSWLNELLEGGTGVVEADEKSGAVVSGSATTSAQSTVEMDTSAVTIDRSKYETILSEEDFNVWLEKLKAAEVFAFDTETDSLDYMVANLVGLSFATEEGVAAYVPVAHDYLDAPAQLDRDWVLEQLKPILEDDTQAKVGQNLKYDASVLARYGIEMKGIKHDTMLASYVFNSVGGKHDMDSLALRFLQHSCISFEQIAGKGKKQLTFNQIELGEASPYAAEDADVTLRLHNRLMQNIEQDEKLKAIYEEIEVPLVPVISRIERTGVFVDDMLLGAQSQEIAARLDELEKKAYEIAEQEFNMNSPKQLQAILFEKMGLPVVKKTPSGAPSTNEEVLQELALDYPLPKLILEYRGLAKLKSTYTDKLPKMINAETGRVHTSYHQAVTATGRLSSTDPNLQNIPIRNEEGRRIRQAFVAPHGWKILAVDYSQIELRIMAHLSGDKALLEAFQQGKDIHAATAAEIIGVSIDDVTSEQRRRAKAVNFGLIYGMSAFGLAKQLGIPRGEAQHYMDTYFERYPGVMQYMEDTRSAASEQGFVETIYGRRLHLPEIKSRNGMRRKAAERAAINAPMQGTAADIIKKAMLLVDEWIQAEGAGRVKLLMQVHDELVFEVEESALTEIESKVQELMESAAELDVPLVAEAGHGDNWDQAH from the coding sequence ATGGCTCGTATTCCTGATAATCCATTGATTCTCATCGATGGCTCTTCTTACCTATATCGCGCGTTCCATGCTTACCCGGGCACCATGAGTAATGGTGATATTCCTACCAATGCCATCTATGGTGTGGTGAACATGCTGCGCAGCATGATGCGTCAATTTGCTTCAGATCGTATTGCCGTTATTTTCGATGCGAAAGGCAAAACGTTCCGTGATGATATGTATCCAGAATATAAGGCGAATCGTCCACCTATGCCGGATGATCTTCGTTGTCAGATCGAACCTTTGCACAATGTGATTCGCGCAATGGGCCTGCCATTGATCTCGATCCCAGGTGTGGAAGCGGATGATGTTATCGGTACGCTGGCGTCACAAGCATCTAAAGCGGGCATGCCAGTGCTGATCAGTACTGGTGATAAAGATATGGCTCAGCTGGTTGATGATAACGTTACGCTGATCAATACCATGACGAATGTCGTGATGGATCGTGAGGGCGTTATTGAGAAGTTTGGTATTCCGCCAGAGCTCATTATCGATTATTTGGCACTGATGGGCGATAAAGTGGATAACATCCCTGGTGTACCGGGTGTCGGTGATAAAACCGCGACTGCATTACTTCAGGGCATCGGCAGCATCGAAAAGCTTTACCAAAACTTAGATGATATTGCAGCGCTGGGTTTCCGTGGCTCGAAAACCATGGCGAAAAAGCTGGTTGATAATGAAGAGAATGCCAAGCTTTCTTACGAGCTAGCGACGATCAAGCTGGATGTTGAGCTGGAAGAGACTCCGGAATCTCTAGTAAAAGCAACGCCAAACACAGACGAGCTGATCAAACTTTATGGCCAACTGGTGTTCAAATCATGGCTAAATGAGCTACTTGAGGGTGGCACTGGTGTGGTTGAAGCCGATGAGAAGTCTGGCGCAGTGGTGAGCGGTAGTGCAACAACGTCAGCACAATCAACGGTTGAAATGGATACATCAGCTGTGACCATTGACCGCAGCAAATACGAAACCATTTTGAGTGAAGAAGACTTCAATGTTTGGCTAGAGAAGCTAAAAGCAGCGGAAGTATTTGCCTTTGATACGGAAACAGATAGCCTAGACTACATGGTCGCTAATCTTGTCGGTTTATCATTCGCGACAGAAGAAGGTGTTGCTGCGTATGTACCTGTGGCACATGACTATTTAGATGCACCAGCGCAGCTCGATCGTGATTGGGTACTGGAACAGCTCAAGCCGATCTTAGAAGACGATACTCAAGCAAAAGTGGGTCAAAACCTTAAGTACGATGCCTCTGTACTGGCGCGCTATGGTATCGAAATGAAAGGCATTAAGCATGACACTATGCTCGCTTCATACGTCTTTAATAGTGTTGGTGGTAAGCATGACATGGACAGCCTTGCGCTGCGTTTCCTCCAGCACAGCTGTATCTCATTCGAGCAGATCGCTGGCAAGGGTAAGAAACAACTGACGTTTAACCAGATCGAACTGGGTGAGGCGTCGCCATATGCTGCAGAAGATGCCGATGTGACACTACGTCTTCACAACCGTCTGATGCAAAACATCGAGCAGGATGAAAAGCTGAAAGCGATTTACGAAGAGATTGAAGTGCCATTGGTACCTGTGATCTCTCGCATTGAGCGCACCGGTGTATTTGTCGATGACATGTTGCTAGGCGCACAGTCTCAAGAAATTGCTGCACGTCTTGATGAGCTTGAAAAGAAAGCGTACGAAATCGCTGAACAAGAATTCAATATGAATTCACCTAAACAGCTTCAAGCCATCCTATTCGAGAAGATGGGACTACCTGTGGTGAAGAAAACGCCATCGGGCGCACCATCAACCAATGAAGAAGTACTTCAAGAGCTGGCTTTGGACTACCCACTGCCGAAGCTGATTCTGGAATACCGTGGTTTAGCGAAGCTGAAATCAACGTATACCGACAAACTTCCAAAGATGATCAACGCTGAGACAGGCCGTGTACATACTTCGTATCACCAAGCGGTAACAGCGACAGGTCGTCTTTCTTCGACCGATCCAAACCTACAGAACATCCCAATCCGTAATGAAGAGGGGCGTCGTATCCGTCAGGCATTTGTAGCGCCTCACGGTTGGAAGATTCTTGCTGTCGATTACTCTCAGATTGAATTGCGTATTATGGCGCACCTATCTGGCGATAAAGCGCTGCTTGAAGCCTTCCAACAAGGCAAAGATATCCACGCAGCAACGGCTGCTGAGATCATTGGCGTCAGCATCGATGACGTGACTTCAGAGCAGCGTCGTCGCGCGAAAGCGGTGAACTTCGGGCTGATCTACGGCATGAGTGCGTTTGGCCTTGCTAAGCAGCTAGGTATTCCTCGTGGTGAAGCACAACATTATATGGACACGTACTTTGAGCGTTACCCTGGTGTTATGCAGTACATGGAAGACACGCGCAGTGCAGCTTCTGAGCAGGGCTTTGTTGAGACGATCTACGGTCGCCGTCTGCACCTACCTGAAATTAAGTCTCGCAACGGCATGCGTCGTAAGGCTGCGGAACGTGCGGCGATCAACGCACCAATGCAAGGCACTGCGGCTGATATCATCAAGAAGGCGATGCTATTGGTGGATGAGTGGATTCAAGCCGAAGGTGCGGGTCGCGTGAAACTACTGATGCAGGTACACGATGAACTGGTGTTTGAAGTAGAAGAGTCAGCACTGACTGAAATTGAAAGTAAAGTACAAGAATTGATGGAATCTGCGGCTGAGCTGGATGTCCCACTGGTTGCGGAAGCTGGCCATGGTGACAACTGGGATCAGGCCCACTAA
- a CDS encoding GTP-binding protein has protein sequence MLKKWIPLRLLTLVSLLIPLLLHAEETQAPPPALMNVDMTLDLDGMEKYAKEASQSLQVISESLQSIVNNPNLSDDQQQALNETIASINQLSASTTQSINHLPEVFEHSRMTFQKTSQNLLNDIQSKIIIALVAIVAVVILALIAIYLIILKPMQHTLVQATSNISAMAQSIQITAEALKYSTEKQQYLMEAIDQKGDVKASITTEEQNQ, from the coding sequence ATGTTAAAAAAATGGATACCACTACGACTTCTAACACTCGTCAGTTTGCTAATCCCACTCTTATTACATGCTGAAGAGACCCAAGCTCCGCCGCCAGCATTGATGAATGTCGACATGACACTCGACCTAGATGGTATGGAAAAGTATGCAAAGGAGGCCAGCCAATCACTGCAAGTCATTTCTGAATCGCTGCAATCCATCGTCAACAACCCCAACCTCAGTGACGACCAACAACAAGCGCTCAATGAAACCATTGCCAGCATTAACCAACTGAGTGCTTCCACTACCCAATCCATTAACCATCTCCCAGAAGTCTTTGAACACTCACGCATGACATTTCAGAAAACCAGTCAAAATCTACTCAACGATATTCAAAGTAAGATAATCATCGCTCTGGTCGCGATTGTCGCTGTGGTTATCCTCGCCCTGATTGCTATCTATTTGATTATCTTAAAACCGATGCAGCACACCTTAGTGCAAGCCACCAGCAATATCTCTGCGATGGCGCAATCTATTCAGATCACCGCTGAAGCACTTAAATACAGTACTGAGAAACAACAATACTTAATGGAAGCCATAGATCAGAAAGGTGATGTTAAAGCGAGTATAACCACCGAAGAGCAGAACCAATAA